ATTGATACTGTTAATTTGAATGGAGAAGGATTTGAAAGATTACTACAAGAAGGAGATAAAGTTAAAGTAGGGGATCCTATTATCAAGATAAACAGAGACTTTATTAAATCTCAAGGATATTGTTTAATTACTCCCGTTTTGATAACAGACCCTAATGGTGTTAAAGATATTAAATATAAAACAGGATTTAATGTAGAGTCTGAAAATGATATTGTAATTACTTATACTAATAAATAATTTACTGAAAATATAATGTAATATATAAGATTTATGTAATGTTATAATTGAATTTTTATTTATAATAGGCGTAAAGGCGTAAATTAGTATGGTTTGTATATACTAATTACGCCTATTATTTTTGATTCAATAATTTTAAAATTATATAAAATCAGTAATTTATATAGAATTAAGTTTAATAACAACATGTTGATTAAATATAGTAGCATATTGATTATTTGTATAATTTTATTTAGAAGAAGTTCTGAATTTTTCTATATGAATAGCAATATAGGCTATCTCTTCTTTAGGTACATCTACAGAAAGTTCATCTTCTATTATTTCACTGACTTTTCCTGCTAGCTTATATGAAACTTTATATTGCTTTTTTATAGCAGTTAAAAGTTCATTTTTTATTGGTGTATTATTTAAAATTCTTTCTATTGCAAATCTTATGTGAGTTAAAAATCTAGCATAATCTAAAGATTTTTTATCTATTTCTATTTTTAATTCATCTTCAAGAAATTCTACAATAGTGTTAGAAATAAAAGCATACTTTATAGTATTAGATAGTTTTCCTTGGTTTCTTGCAGAATGAATATGCAAAGCGATAAAACCTGCCTCTTCATCAGGAATAGTCAAGTTTAGTCTATCTTCCAACATTTCTATTGCCTTTTTTGCTATAGAAAATTCTTTTTTATATAGAGTTTCCGTTTCTACTAAAAAAGGATTTTCTATGCAGTCATTTTTCATAAGTCTTTTTATACTATAGGATATATGATCAGTTAAAGATATATGTATTTTTTCGTCTAAAGATTCTTTTAATTCGTCAGCAATCATAGAGATTATTTCTTCACATAAGCCTATAATTTTAGTATCTACATTTGACATTAAAGATTTAAAATTATTAAAATTATTTTGATTTTCTATAGTAAACATCTTGTCAATTTTTATATTGAAAGGTACAGTATCTCCAGGATGTTTTCCAAAACCAATTCCTTTACTAAAAAGAATTTTTTCATCGTTATTTTCTTGTACCAGTAACACATTATTATTAAATACTTTTATAACTTCATAACAATCCTTTTGTGAATAATTCATTACACTTCCTCCAAAATATAGATAAATTGCGTATAAAAATAAATTTTTTTATATTAAAATTCTCCTTATAGTATAGTATAAAAGCCAGCAAAATATTTTTCAAGAGAAATTGGTGTATACAATATAACAATATGATGATATAATAATGTTTAGAATAAAAGTTAAATTAATTATTAACTTTATTAAAATAGATATATTCTAATAAAGTACAAATTTAAATTAAAAATAAAGAAAAAATTATCATATGAATAAATGAGAAAATTAATATGATATAGGTTTAGATGAACAAAGAAGGGATCAGTGATAGGATGAAAATTGTTTCTAAAGAAAGTCCAATACCTCTTCATTACCAAATTAAAGAGATATTACAAGAGATGATAGAAAATGAAGAATTAAAGCCTGGAGATGCTGTACCTACAGAAAGGGAACTTTGTATAATTCAAGGTGTTAGCAGAATGACAGTAAATAAGGCCATAATGTCTTTAGTTAATGAAGGTTTATTATATAGAGAACAAGGAAAAGGGACTTTTGTTGCTAAACCTAAGCAAAATAAAGAAATAGCTGGTTTAAAGAGTTTTAGTGAAATAATGCAAGATAAAGGAATAAAGACAGAAACTAGAATTTTATTTTTTAACATAAAGAAAGCTACAAAGAGGATAAAATCCATCTTAAATTTATCAGATGATAACAATAAAGTTATTGAAATAAGTAGACTTAGAATAGCTGAAGGAGAACCAGTAGCCATAGAGAATGTTTGGGTACCACATTATTTATGCAATGATATGGATAGACAAACTATAGAGGGAAAATCTTTATATGAAACTTTTAAAAATAAATATAATTATTTCCCTAAAAAGGCAAAACAAACAATAGAGCCCATAATTTTAAATGAAGATGAGTGTGAGCTCTTAAATCAAGATGAAAATGCCTTAGCTTTAATGTTTAGAAGAACTACTTATATAAAAAATGAAGTACCAATAGAGTATACAAAAGCAATTTATAGAAGTGATATATATAAGTATGAGCTAGTTTTTAAGTAATGGATTAATACTTATTAGATATTATTAAGAATAGTTTAAATATTATTATAATAAATAAGTTCGTAAGAATTTATATAAGCTCTTAAATAATACTAAGTATATAAATAATAAGTGAGTATTTTTAGATATGGAGTGATTAATATGAAAGCTATAGTTAACGGAAAGATTATAGTTGAAAACAAAATATTGGAAGATAAGGTCTTACTATTTGAAGAAAAAATAGTAAATATATTAGATAAAGAAAATGTGAACTTAAATGAGGATGTTGAAATTATTGATGCTAAGGAATTATATGTTTCTTCGGGATTTATAGATGTTCATATACATGGTTCAGGTGGAAGGGATGTTATGGATGGAGATTTAGATGCTATAAAAGTTATAAGTAGCACTATAGCTAAAAGAGGAGTAACATCATTTTTACCAACTACTATGACTATGGACAAAGATGAGATATATAAAGCTTTAGATGTTATAAAACAAGCTATGGGTATGAAATTTTGTGGCGCCAAGGTTTTGGGAGCACATTTAGAAGGGCCTTTTATTAATCCAAAATATAAAGGTGCTCAAAAAGAAGACTTTATACAAAATCCAAGCTTTGATTTCATTAATGGATATGAAGATGTGATAAAAATAATTACTTTAGCTCCAGAGATGGATGAAAATTTTAAGTTTTTAAAGGATATCAAGGAAAATACAAATATAGTTTTATCCATAGGTCATTCAGATGCAACATATGAACAAGCAATAGAATCCATAGATAATGGAATAAGTCGTGCCACACATACTTTTAATGCTATGACTCCTTTATATCATAGAAAACCAGGAATAGTAGGTGCTATTATGAATACTGATATATATTGTGAACTTATAGCGGATAATATTCATGTTCACCAGGGGGCTATTAATGCTCTTACTAAAATTAAAGGTAAGGATAAGATTATTTTAATTACAGATTCAATGAGAGCTGGATGCATGAAAAATGGTATATGGGAATTAGGAAGACAGAAAGTTATTGTAAATAATGGTTCTGCTAGGTTAGAAGATAATACTTTAGCAGGAAGTGTTTTGACTTTGGATAATGCAGTTAAGTATATGAAAAATAATATAGAAGCTTCTCTATGTGAAGTTATATCTATGGTAACAATTAATCCAGCCAAAGATATTAATATATATGATAAAAAAGGAAGCATTGAAAAAGGAAAAGATGCTGATATTGTTATTTTTGATAAAGATATTAACATTAGTATGACAATTGCTGAGGGAGATATTGTTTATAAAAAATAAATATTAATATTAGGGTAACAAATATTAAACAGACACTTCTTATGAAAAATAGGAATGAATGTAGATATGGTAATTGTTTAAATATATTATTTACTCTAAAATTTTATGTTTTAGAGTATTAGATAAAATTAGCTATTAATTTAGTAAAATATAAAATTAATTTTTAATGGGGTGTATTTTAATGAGAATTATAGTAGTTGATAATTATGAAGAGATGAGTAAAAAAGCAGCAACCATGGTAGCCAGTCAGGTTATTTTAAAACCAGATAGTGTTCTTGGTTTGGCAACTGGAGATACTCCTATAGGTATGTATAGGGAAATAATAAATATTTATAAAAATCAAAATCTCAATTTTTCAAGGGTAAAAACTTTTAATTTGGATGAATACTATGGTTTAAGCAAAGATAACAATCAAAGTTATTATTATTTTATGATGAACAATTTATTTAATCATGTAAATATTGATAAAGATAATATTAATATTCCCAATGGAATGATGAATGATATAGAGAAAGAATGCGAGGAATATGAAAGTAGTATAGTTAAAGCAGGAGGTATTGATCTACAAATTCTTGGCATTGGTGTTAATGGACATATTGGTTTTAATGAACCAGGAGAAAGTTTTGAAGCAGAAACTCATTTAGTTAATTTAGATAAAAAAACTATAGAATCTAATTCAAGATTTTTCGGTTCAAAAGATGAAGTTCCAACTAGAGCAATTAGCATGGGAATTAAAACTATATTACATTCAAAAAAGATAATTTTATTGGCTTGCGGACAAAACAAAGCAGATGCTATTTTTAAGACTATAAAAGGAAAAATTACTCCTAATGTACCAGCGTCTATTCTTCAATTGCACAAAGATCTTGTTTTTATCGTAGATAAAGAAGCCGCTAGTAAATTAGATTTAAAGTAAAGTCGGTATAAATAAATTAAAAGGTGTTTTAGTATTTTTATTGATGAATAGAAATATGTAAATAAAGCGTTAGGAATTTATCCCTACAACATAGTAGTATAAATTTCTAACGCTTCTATGTTTTATAAAAAATGTAAAAGTTACAATACAATGTTAACAGAATTTTCTTACAGAAGTATATTAATATTAGATAATAATTTCTACAATATTAAAGCTTGTTAAAAAAAATACGAATAAAATAAAGATGGTAAATAATTATAAAGGGGGAATTTTCATGAAAAAAAATAAAAAAAAGACGATTCAAGGATGTATAGGATGCATTCTATCGTTATTTATGTTATTTAGCATTATTTCTTTAGAAGGAGTGAAGGCTAAGGCGTCCGATTCCAATCAATCTAGAAAGAAAATTGTAGCTTATTTTACGGAATGGGGAGTTTATTCAGGTCATGATAATTACAAAATATCAGATGTACCTTGGGATAAAATCACTCATATAAATTATGCATTTGCAACTATAAAAAATAATAAAATTGCTTTATTCGATGAATGGGCAGCTACAGGTATAGACTTTGGTGATGGATGGGATTCACCTTATAAAGGAAATCTAGGACAAATAAAAAAATATAAAAAGAAGTATCCAAATGTAAAAGTTCTTATATCTATTGGTGGATGGAGTCAATCAGCTGGATTTCATAATGTAGCAAAGACTCCAGAGAGTAGAAAAATTTTTGCTGATAGTGTGGTAGACTTTATTCGTGAATGGGAATTAGATGGAGCAGATATAGATTGGGAATACCCTACTTTTAAAAGAGAAGGGGATACTGTAGATAACCCTAATGATCAAGGAACACCTTTAGCAGATGATACTGAAAAAGAAACATTTACCTTACTTTTAAAGGATTTAAGAGAAACGCTAAATAAAGCAGGAAAAAAAGATAATAAATACTATGAACTTACTGCTGCAGTTGGATGCGGAAAAGATAAAATAGAAAAAACTGAACCAGATAAATATTCACAGTATTTAGATTTTATAAACATTATGACCTATGACATGAATGGTGCTTGGGAAAATAAAACAGGACATCAATCACCTTTATACAAAAATCCTTATGATAATCATGAAGATATAGTAAAGAATTATTATAATACAGATACTGCTATGAAATTATTTGAATCTTATGGTATATCAAAAGATAAACTTGTAGTTGGATCACCATATTATTCTCGTGGATGGAAAGGTGTAAAAAATGATGGACCTATAAAAGAATTACCAGGATTATTTGCTACAGCAACAGGCGGAGCAAAAGGAACATGGGATGGAGGACGTGCAGCAGGATGCAATCCATACCATTATATAAAAGGTACTTTAGAAAAAGATTCATCCTTTAAAAAATACAGAGACCCTTATTCAAAAGTCCCTTATTTATATAGTGAATCTAAAGGGGAAATGTACACCTATGAAGATGAAGTTTCTTTAGGAGAAAGGGTTAAATATGTAAAAGATAATAATTATGGTGGAATAATTTTCTGGGAACTGGCAGGAGATGCTCCATTAAAGGGAACAAGTTTAACTGATGTGATCTATAAAGGATTCTTTGGCGATGGGGATATCCCTTCAGATGATAAATTGCCTAAGTCACCATCAGTATCTGTAAAGAATAATGACAACTATGGAAATTATGATGTTAATATAGCTATTCCAACAGAAAATAGAGGGGATAAAGTTAGACTATATGAAAATAATAAGATTATTTTAGAAGAGGATTTAAGCAAAATATCCTCAAATAATATAGTAAAGAACTTTAAAGGAAAAAAAGAAGGCAAATACACTTATACTGGAGAAATTGTTAACGAATATGGCAGTTCTAAAGGAAATACTATAATAGTAGAAGTATCAGATCCTTATAAGTTAAAAGCGCCTGTTATTTCCGTAGATAAGCAAGTTAATACAGGAGATTATAAAATATCTGTAAAAGCTTTGAAAGATAATAATGGTAGTGAATTAAAATTATATGAAAATGGAGTAGAAGTTTTAAAAGAAAGTATAGATGGAAAAACTGAAAAAACATTTGATAAAGAATTTAAAGGCAAAAAAGTTGGAAACTACACTTATAAAGCAGAAATAGTAAGAAAAGATAGCAAAACAGAAAGTCCTGAAATAGAAGTAATGGTAAAAGATAGCAGCTCATCAGCTAAAGAAAAGCCAGGAAAACCTTCTTTAACTCATGATAACTGGTGGCCATCAGATGGAGATTACACTATTACCATGAATATGTGGTGGGGCATTAATGGAGATAAGGTAAAAATATATGAAAACGGTGTTTTAATAAAAGAAGCAGCTTTAAAAGATAATAGTCCTCAAGCTCAAACTTATAGTTTAAAGGTAAGTGGAAAAAAGAATGGTAAATATACCTATTATGCAGAACTTATTAACGAAGCTGGTGTAACTAGAAGTGATGATTTAGTTGTTGATGTAACAGAAAGTAAATAAATAATCAGGGCGTCTCAAAATAAGATTAACTTTAATTTTAAAACTGTAAATGTAATATAATAAAATTAAAGTTGAACTGTCCCCTGTAAAGAGTAACACAGTCTCTTTTTCTATCTGTATCTTACAGGGGACAGTTTAATACATTTTTTATTTGAGCAAATCATATAATTAAAAGATTTCTAATACGCATACAACATATTGTGTTTAAGCAAATAGAGCGATAAATATATTTATATAATTATATTTAAAAATGAATTATACAATTTTGTCATTTAATAAGTAAATTAGCGAATATTATTAGCTGAGTTAACTTGTTCTATCCAAGAAGCACCAGTTGGAGCTGGTTGTTTATTTTCAGGAAGATGCTTTTCACAAACTCTCAAAAGTGTCAAAAAGTCATATCGTAAAGATATATGATCTCCTCCCCAATGCTTAGAAAGAACATCATAGGCTTTTTTTACATCATTTTTCATAGCATTCCATTCCTCATCATTTGGTACATTTCTTCCATAATAAAGTCGTAATTCTTTAAAATAGTTTTCCATATCACTCCAAGTTATGTTAGCATCATAGAAGTTTTTAGTTTCTGAATCCATGGCCTTAATAACATTTTGAATGTTTTCAATATGATTAGCAAAACCAGAAAGATTAAATTCTTTATTTATATCAGGAGAATTAATAAGTTTATCTCTATGTTCTGTAAATAATTTTCTTTGAAGCAAGCCATAAACACCTCTATTATAAGCATTGTCCACTAATACAAACTCTGCCCAAGGATCTTTAGCTTCTTTTAATACGCTGCTAAAATCATTATTTGGAATAGCATATAGAAATTCTCTTGTCATAGTAAGACTCATGTAAGAAGATATAGCAGCATGAATATAGGATGGATCATCTTGTTCACCAGTTTTTAAAGTTACATAATTTTCATGTTCTGCTGAATCTGGAAAATAATCAGGATATTGCTGTTTTATTTCGTTAAAGTTACCTTTTTCTTGTTGAAAGGGTCCATCAGGATGTTTTTTCTGAATTGGCCATGACCATTTCTCACCATCTACAGTAACAATATTTTCTGTATATCCAGATTCTAAAGGAGCCAAACCACAAGTAAAGTTTTCTTTTATTGACAAACCAACCATAAAATTTGGATTTAATCCAAAGTATTCAGTCCCTGTTCCAATTCCCATAGCTAAGTATTTAGAAGGCATCCAAATTCTTAATCCATTTACACCATTTATAGGAACAGGCATTTTCTTTGGCATAGGTATTATAAGTTGAGTATCTGATGCAGGACTATTATACATAAGTTTATTACCAGTATTTATTTTAATTTTAGGATTATAGTAATCAACCTTATCAGCTATTAGATCTTTTTCGCTTAAATCCGGTTTATTTTTAGCAAAACTTGAAGGCAGAGAGGCGAATTTAGGATAACTAATATCTCCTCTTATTAAATTTGACTTAAAGTTTGATGGTGCTTTTGAGGAATGTTTTTTACCCTTAACTACAAATATTCTAGTAGTGTTGTAAGATAACAATCTTTCATCCTGTTTTACATTTATTATTACATTTTTACCATTTTGTTTAAAAGAATCTGCATTAGAAACAGAAGTTATTTCATTATCAGTTTCGAAAGACATTCCCCATAAAGAAAAACTACTACCCTGCCATATATAATTTTTATTAGGATTTGAAATAAATACTGCCCATTCAAAATTATTATCGTCTTCATCTAAAACAGTATATCCTACAGCGGGTTGACCACTAGCTGATTCAGGTAAAGGAACATCTATAGGGGTATCATTTTTAGTTACTTCATGAACTATAGTATTTTTAGATTTTGTAACACCAGCTGAGTTTATAAGTTCAGCAGTATACATATATGTTCTGTTACTTTTATTAGTAAATTTTATTTCTGCATGTTGAGCATTAGGTGAATTGTTTACTAGTTTAATTTCATGAACTAACTTACCATTTTCATAAAGTTTCCATATATCACCATTAGTTCCATACCACATGTCCATTGAAATTGTATAATTGGGAGATCCGTCCCAGTTATCTTTGGAAAGTTGGAAATCAGATGGAAAACTAGTCAGAGCATTTAAAACTTTTTGATTTGTTTTTGCAGTGTTTAATACATAGGAACTATTATTTAATGCTTTATGATTAATTTTTTCTGCTTGATTTCTTTCTAAAGCACGAACAGGTGTAGATATTCCTAATAATATAGATGTTGAAAGAGCTAAAGCACTGGCTTTTTTAAAAGTTTTAGAATCTTTATTCAAAATATACACCTCCATATATTTTATTTATATAGTAAATATATTACATTAATATAAAATATATAAGTTTTATAAATATTAGTAAGGGATAATAATTGAAAAAATAAAAAGATATATAATAAAGATTATTGATGCTAAGAAGTATATATATTATAATTTTCACATTATCAATATATAACAATATTACAATTTAATTCTAAAATAGTAAAGCTTTAATTTAAAATAATGATTGAACAAAATATAAAATTTAATAATAGAATTTTTAGACTCAATTGTTTTATAAATATTGACAGTTTCGATATTTAGATATAATATGAGTACTAAAATATAATATATTTTTTATTGAACTGGGACTAGATAGCTAGGGTTCCACCTTAATATTTTAAGGGATTGTGACCAAGCGCTATAGCTTTTGTTTTACAAGAGGCACCTATTGGAATAAAATGCCCGAGGGGGAAGGTTCAGTGTATTTTTATGCGCTGAATTCTTATCTTCTCGGTTTTTTTTAATAAAGGAGGAGATATTATGAGACAAGCTAAAGAAATTTGTCCAGGTGTAGCTATTGTGATTTTTAATAATAAAAAACAGATTTTGTTACAGAAAAGATCAGATGTAAAACTTTGGG
Above is a window of Clostridium sporogenes DNA encoding:
- a CDS encoding PRD domain-containing protein, with product MNYSQKDCYEVIKVFNNNVLLVQENNDEKILFSKGIGFGKHPGDTVPFNIKIDKMFTIENQNNFNNFKSLMSNVDTKIIGLCEEIISMIADELKESLDEKIHISLTDHISYSIKRLMKNDCIENPFLVETETLYKKEFSIAKKAIEMLEDRLNLTIPDEEAGFIALHIHSARNQGKLSNTIKYAFISNTIVEFLEDELKIEIDKKSLDYARFLTHIRFAIERILNNTPIKNELLTAIKKQYKVSYKLAGKVSEIIEDELSVDVPKEEIAYIAIHIEKFRTSSK
- a CDS encoding GntR family transcriptional regulator, whose amino-acid sequence is MKIVSKESPIPLHYQIKEILQEMIENEELKPGDAVPTERELCIIQGVSRMTVNKAIMSLVNEGLLYREQGKGTFVAKPKQNKEIAGLKSFSEIMQDKGIKTETRILFFNIKKATKRIKSILNLSDDNNKVIEISRLRIAEGEPVAIENVWVPHYLCNDMDRQTIEGKSLYETFKNKYNYFPKKAKQTIEPIILNEDECELLNQDENALALMFRRTTYIKNEVPIEYTKAIYRSDIYKYELVFK
- the nagA gene encoding N-acetylglucosamine-6-phosphate deacetylase, with the protein product MKAIVNGKIIVENKILEDKVLLFEEKIVNILDKENVNLNEDVEIIDAKELYVSSGFIDVHIHGSGGRDVMDGDLDAIKVISSTIAKRGVTSFLPTTMTMDKDEIYKALDVIKQAMGMKFCGAKVLGAHLEGPFINPKYKGAQKEDFIQNPSFDFINGYEDVIKIITLAPEMDENFKFLKDIKENTNIVLSIGHSDATYEQAIESIDNGISRATHTFNAMTPLYHRKPGIVGAIMNTDIYCELIADNIHVHQGAINALTKIKGKDKIILITDSMRAGCMKNGIWELGRQKVIVNNGSARLEDNTLAGSVLTLDNAVKYMKNNIEASLCEVISMVTINPAKDINIYDKKGSIEKGKDADIVIFDKDINISMTIAEGDIVYKK
- the nagB gene encoding glucosamine-6-phosphate deaminase, which encodes MRIIVVDNYEEMSKKAATMVASQVILKPDSVLGLATGDTPIGMYREIINIYKNQNLNFSRVKTFNLDEYYGLSKDNNQSYYYFMMNNLFNHVNIDKDNINIPNGMMNDIEKECEEYESSIVKAGGIDLQILGIGVNGHIGFNEPGESFEAETHLVNLDKKTIESNSRFFGSKDEVPTRAISMGIKTILHSKKIILLACGQNKADAIFKTIKGKITPNVPASILQLHKDLVFIVDKEAASKLDLK
- a CDS encoding glycosyl hydrolase family 18 — translated: MKKNKKKTIQGCIGCILSLFMLFSIISLEGVKAKASDSNQSRKKIVAYFTEWGVYSGHDNYKISDVPWDKITHINYAFATIKNNKIALFDEWAATGIDFGDGWDSPYKGNLGQIKKYKKKYPNVKVLISIGGWSQSAGFHNVAKTPESRKIFADSVVDFIREWELDGADIDWEYPTFKREGDTVDNPNDQGTPLADDTEKETFTLLLKDLRETLNKAGKKDNKYYELTAAVGCGKDKIEKTEPDKYSQYLDFINIMTYDMNGAWENKTGHQSPLYKNPYDNHEDIVKNYYNTDTAMKLFESYGISKDKLVVGSPYYSRGWKGVKNDGPIKELPGLFATATGGAKGTWDGGRAAGCNPYHYIKGTLEKDSSFKKYRDPYSKVPYLYSESKGEMYTYEDEVSLGERVKYVKDNNYGGIIFWELAGDAPLKGTSLTDVIYKGFFGDGDIPSDDKLPKSPSVSVKNNDNYGNYDVNIAIPTENRGDKVRLYENNKIILEEDLSKISSNNIVKNFKGKKEGKYTYTGEIVNEYGSSKGNTIIVEVSDPYKLKAPVISVDKQVNTGDYKISVKALKDNNGSELKLYENGVEVLKESIDGKTEKTFDKEFKGKKVGNYTYKAEIVRKDSKTESPEIEVMVKDSSSSAKEKPGKPSLTHDNWWPSDGDYTITMNMWWGINGDKVKIYENGVLIKEAALKDNSPQAQTYSLKVSGKKNGKYTYYAELINEAGVTRSDDLVVDVTESK